Proteins from a genomic interval of Anatilimnocola floriformis:
- a CDS encoding trans-sulfuration enzyme family protein has product MKPDDFLPRPDQVKTFATQPHATPLYLTSVWECESPAQADAMLGGQEPGYVYQRDGHPNGAALAAKLNELEQAPHGMVVASGMAAISVPLLATVAQGEHVVTASRVYGKTLQLLNAEASRLGISLTVVDTNDLAAVAAAMNEKTKLVIAETIANPLLQVADIAALAEITHRGGARLLVDNTFASPLVCKPLELGADIVMESLTKTLNGHSDVLLGYLGCRTDIWPRVKQVVSAWGFSASPFDCWLAARGLATAHLRLERACSNALRAAEFLSQRREVERVEYPGLAVHPQHAIAKRQFVGPTGPQFGTMVAFQLKGGRAAADKFITAAKDIPFCPSLGELSTTLSHPETTSHRGLTPEGRAALGITGGTIRLSVGTETPEFVCSSLATALMQT; this is encoded by the coding sequence ATGAAACCCGATGACTTTCTGCCGCGGCCTGATCAGGTAAAGACCTTTGCCACACAGCCGCATGCCACGCCTCTCTATTTGACGAGCGTGTGGGAATGCGAATCGCCGGCGCAGGCCGATGCGATGCTCGGTGGGCAGGAGCCGGGGTATGTCTATCAGCGCGATGGCCACCCCAATGGCGCGGCGCTGGCGGCGAAGTTGAACGAACTTGAGCAAGCGCCGCATGGCATGGTGGTGGCCTCGGGCATGGCGGCGATCTCGGTGCCGCTGCTGGCCACGGTCGCGCAGGGGGAACATGTCGTCACGGCGAGTCGTGTGTATGGCAAGACGCTGCAGTTGTTGAATGCCGAAGCTTCGCGACTCGGAATCTCGCTGACTGTTGTCGATACGAACGATCTGGCCGCCGTTGCTGCCGCGATGAACGAGAAGACGAAGCTCGTGATTGCCGAGACGATTGCCAATCCGCTGCTGCAGGTCGCCGACATCGCCGCGCTGGCCGAGATCACGCATCGGGGCGGCGCGCGGTTGCTGGTCGATAACACGTTTGCCTCGCCGCTGGTCTGCAAACCGCTGGAGCTCGGCGCCGACATCGTGATGGAGAGCCTGACGAAGACGCTGAACGGCCATAGCGATGTGCTGCTCGGTTATCTCGGTTGTCGCACCGACATTTGGCCGCGCGTGAAACAGGTGGTGAGCGCTTGGGGCTTTTCGGCTTCCCCTTTTGATTGCTGGTTGGCAGCGCGCGGACTCGCGACTGCTCATCTGCGCTTGGAACGAGCCTGCTCAAATGCATTGCGCGCCGCAGAGTTCTTATCGCAGCGCCGCGAAGTGGAACGCGTCGAGTACCCGGGCCTGGCCGTTCATCCTCAGCACGCGATTGCCAAGCGGCAGTTCGTGGGCCCCACCGGCCCGCAGTTCGGCACGATGGTGGCGTTTCAATTGAAAGGTGGCCGCGCCGCCGCCGACAAATTCATCACGGCAGCCAAGGACATTCCGTTTTGTCCCTCGCTGGGTGAACTCTCGACAACGCTAAGCCATCCCGAAACCACCAGTCATCGCGGCTTGACCCCGGAAGGTCGCGCCGCCCTCGGCATCACCGGCGGGACGATTCGTCTTTCGGTCGGGACCGAGACGCCGGAGTTTGTTTGCAGCTCGCTGGCCACGGCGCTGATGCAGACGTGA